One segment of Paenibacillus rhizovicinus DNA contains the following:
- a CDS encoding stalk domain-containing protein, translating into MTIRFKPVLVAALAAVMLPYGSAVSAAASAAATASAAAPASAAVTSAATAASKSFKQIIAGNYYSAALRADGSVWTWGRNLWGELGVLKQNQITSVAAPVRLPNLSGITAIATNGAGMQVGLKSDGTVWEWGSIVGLKASIRESALPQQVTGVTGATAAVALNSAGVALKGNGGLIVWTHEASTGKAVVKQVSGTYKWTNLVSSGDMAFALDAAGIVWEIGARTERDGTTSIVQPFRLTGIPALKQISPQSLYGQMYGIDRSGGALKWTLAPNAAYDGSKLAPANVIGKAVRIHPELKVKDIQAGMLLTEAGDVWTLEKGPAGNAGKVKGLSGIVSIASGSYHYLALDASGRVWGWGADNWNETGNVRPQKDGMVYRPVPIQQAIDVYVNGKLLVAPFPARIDNGSTSVPMKAVLQAIGGSFSVAADYSTAITYKQTTATLRNGGDFAEINGNLVSLPVVQKAFNGVEMIPVGLLKLLGIHATWDAKLGELRLTGAL; encoded by the coding sequence ATGACCATTCGTTTCAAACCCGTGCTTGTCGCCGCATTGGCGGCCGTCATGCTCCCATACGGCAGCGCGGTTTCGGCCGCCGCTTCCGCTGCTGCGACCGCTTCCGCTGCTGCGCCTGCTTCCGCTGCCGTCACGTCAGCTGCGACAGCTGCCTCGAAGTCTTTCAAACAAATCATAGCCGGGAATTATTATTCCGCCGCGCTGCGGGCGGACGGTTCGGTATGGACGTGGGGACGGAACCTGTGGGGCGAGCTCGGCGTGTTGAAGCAGAATCAAATTACTTCCGTCGCGGCGCCGGTCCGGCTTCCGAATCTGTCGGGCATCACCGCGATCGCAACGAACGGCGCGGGCATGCAGGTCGGCTTGAAGAGCGACGGCACCGTCTGGGAATGGGGTTCCATTGTCGGCTTGAAGGCGTCCATTCGCGAATCGGCGCTGCCGCAGCAAGTGACGGGCGTCACCGGCGCGACCGCGGCGGTCGCGCTTAACAGCGCGGGCGTCGCTTTGAAAGGAAACGGCGGGCTGATCGTATGGACGCACGAAGCATCCACCGGCAAGGCAGTCGTTAAGCAAGTGTCCGGCACTTACAAATGGACGAATCTGGTCTCATCCGGAGATATGGCGTTCGCGCTTGATGCGGCTGGGATCGTGTGGGAAATCGGCGCGCGTACGGAAAGGGACGGAACCACGTCGATCGTGCAGCCTTTTCGTCTGACGGGCATCCCGGCCTTGAAACAAATTTCGCCTCAATCGCTGTACGGTCAAATGTACGGCATAGACCGCAGCGGCGGTGCTTTGAAATGGACGCTTGCGCCTAACGCGGCTTACGACGGCTCCAAGCTGGCACCAGCGAACGTAATCGGCAAGGCGGTGCGAATACACCCCGAGCTGAAAGTGAAGGACATTCAAGCTGGCATGCTGCTGACCGAGGCAGGCGACGTCTGGACGCTCGAGAAGGGACCGGCAGGGAACGCCGGCAAAGTGAAGGGGCTTTCCGGCATCGTCTCCATTGCTTCCGGTTCCTATCACTACTTGGCGCTGGACGCAAGCGGCCGGGTATGGGGCTGGGGAGCGGACAATTGGAACGAGACGGGGAACGTCCGGCCGCAAAAGGACGGCATGGTCTATAGGCCGGTACCGATTCAGCAAGCGATCGACGTCTATGTGAACGGCAAGCTGCTCGTGGCTCCCTTTCCCGCCCGGATCGATAACGGCAGCACTTCGGTTCCGATGAAGGCCGTGCTTCAGGCGATCGGCGGAAGCTTCAGCGTTGCCGCCGATTATTCGACTGCGATTACCTATAAGCAAACGACGGCGACCCTGCGCAATGGCGGCGATTTTGCCGAAATTAACGGCAATCTCGTATCGCTCCCCGTCGTGCAAAAGGCGTTCAACGGCGTTGAAATGATTCCGGTCGGACTGTTGAAACTGCTCGGCATTCATGCGACTTGGGATGCGAAGCTCGGGGAACTGCGGCTGACCGGGGCGCTTTGA
- a CDS encoding copper amine oxidase N-terminal domain-containing protein, whose amino-acid sequence MIQRRSYKLLLAAALLLASGSAGQQGTAMAAGSADMPAAADPSTAVQPMLDPGFGYETHFTHDLAMSLLASSPVAAYLPTRLPDSGWQYYGLKSALSGDGYAVTAFRTAKLQPVSETLPSAGGKSGVDPAAVLYELKAGTAAEAGLAVPQTAKRLLGADGWTYWADGASDTAAAALTAKFAAMSKPGSPVNGATGTVLAASAGSKTVYSASWTIDGSVYYSFVSYGSLADFTAMLTSFRPVTNLLASADVVLLPKEMQLNMQIGRGRLYEPYENRFAELAKAPAVYNGSVYLPLRDIATVIGGKIRYIGKEGAVYVSRDGDEDELKLDLRTGTVARGQEKLGAIKPIVKDGTTLVPLRFMTDQFRLAADYDAASKGVTVHANQWALKDALPRTSSAADLAVKVFTIGGPPFLYDNEKVAINTSHGYTNLKPPQGYNGLKYVIYEVHVPLIPGENELVLRDMANNRVLTGIPIRSTVKPEDIPFRYGGLVWFDGMDLKLKLTSTDGKAWPAGYAETSGAITIASDADFKALNFNSLQAGYQIGTFKSKIVSAPLQDGKLSYRLLLDKGPGTYEVTLYSPFANMDSVQVVSFIVVVPPKKA is encoded by the coding sequence ATGATACAGCGACGATCGTATAAGCTGCTGCTTGCGGCGGCTTTGCTGCTCGCTTCGGGCAGTGCGGGCCAGCAAGGGACGGCGATGGCGGCGGGCAGCGCCGATATGCCGGCGGCGGCCGATCCAAGTACAGCCGTGCAGCCGATGCTGGACCCCGGTTTCGGGTACGAAACGCATTTTACGCATGATTTGGCCATGAGCTTGCTGGCGAGCAGCCCGGTGGCGGCGTATTTGCCCACTCGCCTGCCTGATTCCGGTTGGCAATATTACGGCTTGAAGAGCGCGCTGAGCGGGGACGGATATGCCGTAACGGCATTCCGCACGGCGAAATTACAGCCGGTTTCGGAAACGCTGCCAAGCGCGGGCGGGAAGTCGGGGGTCGACCCGGCCGCCGTGCTTTATGAGCTAAAGGCTGGTACGGCGGCCGAAGCGGGGCTGGCCGTGCCGCAGACAGCCAAGCGGCTGCTCGGCGCCGATGGCTGGACGTATTGGGCGGACGGCGCCTCGGATACGGCTGCCGCAGCGCTAACCGCGAAGTTTGCCGCCATGTCCAAGCCCGGTTCGCCGGTGAACGGAGCGACCGGCACCGTACTGGCTGCGAGCGCCGGGTCGAAGACGGTCTATTCCGCCAGCTGGACGATCGACGGCAGCGTGTATTATTCGTTCGTCAGCTACGGTTCATTGGCGGATTTCACGGCCATGCTGACAAGCTTCCGTCCGGTGACGAACCTCCTTGCTTCCGCGGACGTCGTGCTGCTGCCGAAGGAGATGCAGCTGAATATGCAGATCGGCCGCGGGCGGCTTTACGAGCCGTACGAGAACCGGTTCGCGGAGCTTGCCAAGGCGCCGGCCGTGTATAACGGCTCCGTCTACCTGCCCCTGCGGGACATCGCGACGGTCATCGGCGGCAAGATTCGATATATCGGCAAGGAAGGCGCCGTCTACGTTTCGCGGGACGGGGACGAAGACGAACTGAAGCTGGATTTGCGGACAGGGACGGTCGCGAGAGGACAGGAGAAGCTAGGTGCAATCAAGCCGATCGTGAAAGACGGAACGACACTGGTGCCCCTCCGGTTCATGACGGACCAATTCCGGCTTGCGGCGGATTACGACGCGGCTTCGAAGGGCGTAACGGTGCATGCCAACCAGTGGGCGCTGAAGGACGCGCTTCCACGGACGAGCAGCGCTGCAGATTTGGCGGTCAAGGTATTTACGATCGGAGGGCCGCCGTTTCTGTACGATAATGAGAAAGTAGCCATCAACACTTCACACGGCTATACGAATTTGAAGCCCCCGCAAGGCTATAACGGGCTGAAGTACGTCATTTACGAGGTCCATGTGCCGCTCATTCCCGGCGAGAACGAGCTCGTCCTGCGGGATATGGCCAACAACCGCGTGTTGACTGGCATTCCGATTAGAAGTACGGTGAAGCCAGAGGACATTCCGTTCCGGTACGGCGGGCTCGTCTGGTTCGACGGCATGGACCTGAAGCTGAAGCTGACGTCCACCGACGGGAAAGCTTGGCCGGCCGGCTATGCCGAGACGAGCGGCGCGATTACGATCGCGAGCGATGCCGATTTCAAGGCGTTGAATTTCAACTCCTTGCAAGCAGGTTATCAAATCGGCACGTTCAAGAGTAAAATCGTGTCCGCGCCTTTGCAAGACGGCAAGCTCAGCTATCGGCTGCTCTTGGATAAAGGCCCGGGCACGTACGAGGTGACGCTGTACTCGCCTTTTGCGAATATGGATTCGGTGCAGGTCGTCAGCTTCATCGTCGTTGTTCCGCCGAAGAAAGCCTGA
- a CDS encoding VOC family protein — translation MKPLIKKDLIGVMHYVRDLDHASAWYCEKLGLELRGYGKNDFVELGLDEQYVMHLFKDETARPAERATFAFDTDDIEAARGMLADRGVTVGPLERHGDHASFTFRDCDGNALMMCQYD, via the coding sequence ATGAAGCCGCTCATTAAGAAAGACCTGATCGGCGTTATGCACTATGTCCGGGATTTGGATCATGCCAGCGCGTGGTATTGCGAGAAGCTCGGTTTGGAGCTCCGGGGATACGGCAAGAACGATTTCGTGGAGCTCGGTCTGGACGAGCAGTATGTCATGCATCTGTTTAAAGACGAAACCGCCCGTCCGGCGGAACGAGCGACATTCGCGTTCGATACGGACGATATCGAGGCGGCGCGCGGCATGCTCGCTGACCGTGGCGTGACGGTCGGACCTTTGGAACGGCACGGCGATCACGCGTCGTTCACGTTTCGGGATTGCGACGGCAATGCGCTCATGATGTGCCAATATGATTAA
- a CDS encoding sugar phosphate isomerase/epimerase family protein — translation MKVSVSVWSVHHYLYNGSWTNADFIDYAASIGAQGVELLSIFWNAETDVPAVREALARTGLKLACFGACNDFANATVEGRAAALADIKNSVDMAALLGASVVRVFAGDTKEGIGYDQGKVWIVEGLQEAAAYAQSRNIVLCLENHGVFAGRSEQVKEIIEQVDSPALRSTYDMGNFLLVDQDPQPSFDELAPYISHVHAKDFKQVEEGAEGAYRTLSGKSFYVGVVPTAGDASVAEIIVKLKAIGYKGWMSVEYEGLEEQKAGTSRAVELLRGTVSV, via the coding sequence ATGAAAGTATCGGTAAGCGTATGGAGCGTCCATCATTATTTGTACAACGGTTCATGGACCAACGCGGACTTCATTGACTATGCGGCGAGTATCGGAGCGCAAGGCGTGGAATTGCTGAGCATTTTCTGGAATGCGGAAACCGACGTGCCTGCCGTTCGCGAGGCATTGGCAAGAACGGGTCTGAAGCTAGCCTGCTTCGGCGCGTGCAACGATTTCGCCAACGCTACTGTGGAGGGACGGGCCGCAGCGCTCGCGGATATCAAGAATTCGGTCGACATGGCGGCGCTGCTCGGCGCATCGGTCGTTCGCGTCTTCGCCGGCGACACCAAGGAAGGCATCGGCTACGACCAAGGCAAAGTGTGGATCGTGGAAGGACTGCAAGAAGCGGCAGCTTACGCGCAAAGCCGCAATATCGTATTGTGCCTGGAAAACCACGGCGTCTTCGCGGGCAGAAGCGAGCAAGTGAAGGAAATCATCGAGCAGGTAGATTCGCCGGCTCTTCGCAGCACGTACGACATGGGCAATTTCCTGCTTGTGGACCAAGATCCGCAGCCGTCGTTCGATGAACTGGCACCTTATATCTCCCATGTGCATGCGAAGGATTTCAAGCAGGTAGAAGAAGGCGCGGAAGGCGCTTACCGTACGCTTAGCGGCAAGTCCTTCTATGTCGGCGTCGTGCCGACGGCAGGCGATGCAAGCGTGGCCGAAATCATCGTTAAGCTGAAAGCCATCGGCTATAAGGGATGGATGAGCGTCGAATACGAAGGCTTGGAGGAGCAGAAGGCAGGCACGTCCAGGGCGGTTGAGCTCCTTCGCGGCACGGTATCGGTGTAG
- a CDS encoding sugar phosphate isomerase/epimerase family protein: MATPLNNKIGVIVDSFGIGVRQGLLKAKEVGAEGVQIYAVSGEMDPAVLDSAARRELRSYIGGLGLEISALCGDLGGHGFQDAAANPAKIEKSKRILDLAVELGTPIVTTHIGIVPDDRDGAIYAAMQSACDELGRYAKSMNAYFAIETGPEPAAHLKSFLDTLSTNGVSVNFDPANMVMVTGDDPVQGVITLKDYIVHTHVKDGRRLRVVDPRKVYGFLGYEEMSHEHIAEMAGEGADFAELALGEGDVDFEAYFAALQSIGYGGYLTIEREVGSQPEQDIRKAVEFIKRYR, translated from the coding sequence ATGGCTACTCCTCTGAACAATAAAATCGGCGTGATCGTGGACAGCTTCGGCATCGGCGTACGGCAAGGGTTATTGAAAGCGAAAGAGGTCGGCGCGGAAGGCGTGCAAATTTACGCGGTATCCGGCGAAATGGATCCGGCGGTTCTGGATTCGGCGGCAAGACGCGAACTGCGGAGCTACATCGGCGGACTGGGCTTGGAGATTTCCGCGCTTTGCGGCGACCTCGGCGGACATGGTTTTCAAGATGCGGCAGCCAATCCGGCCAAAATCGAAAAGTCGAAGCGGATCCTTGATTTGGCGGTCGAGCTTGGCACGCCGATCGTAACGACGCATATCGGGATCGTGCCGGATGACCGCGACGGCGCCATCTATGCAGCCATGCAGAGCGCATGCGACGAGCTTGGCCGGTACGCGAAGAGCATGAACGCTTACTTCGCGATCGAGACGGGACCGGAGCCGGCGGCGCATTTGAAGAGCTTCTTGGACACGCTCAGCACGAACGGCGTTTCCGTCAATTTCGATCCGGCGAATATGGTCATGGTGACCGGCGACGACCCCGTGCAGGGCGTCATTACGCTGAAGGATTATATCGTCCATACGCATGTGAAGGACGGCCGTCGTCTGCGCGTCGTCGATCCTCGCAAAGTCTATGGCTTCCTCGGTTACGAGGAGATGTCGCATGAACACATTGCCGAGATGGCCGGCGAAGGAGCGGATTTCGCGGAGCTGGCGCTGGGCGAGGGCGACGTGGATTTCGAAGCGTATTTCGCGGCGCTGCAGTCGATCGGCTACGGCGGTTATCTGACGATCGAGCGCGAAGTCGGCAGCCAGCCGGAGCAGGATATCCGCAAAGCGGTGGAATTCATTAAACGGTACCGTTAA
- a CDS encoding Gfo/Idh/MocA family protein: MENTGRKLQVGVIGNGSISGLHLEAYRKNSDAELVAVCDLNEERARAAAEKYGAKRVYTDYRELLADPAIEAVSICTWNDSHAEISLAALAAGKHVLCEKPMCKTVEDAERVQQAVRESGKVMQVGFVRRYAGSVEVLKRFIDAGELGEVYYAKASCLRRLGNPGGWFSDKSRSGGGPLIDLGVHIIDICWYLMGRPKVKSVSGNTYHKLGNRAHIQNLNFYKAADYDASRNDVEDAANAVIRFENGASLLVDVSFTLHAVKDEISVKLFGDKGGAEVEPALVIMSEKHDTIVNVTPQIDHTTFDANEAFGREISHFVNSCLGRCETLSPVEDGLEVTRMLSAVYESAALGKEIHFD, encoded by the coding sequence ATGGAGAACACAGGTAGAAAGCTGCAGGTAGGCGTCATTGGAAATGGATCGATTTCCGGTTTGCATTTGGAGGCTTATCGGAAGAATTCCGATGCGGAGCTTGTCGCCGTGTGCGATTTGAACGAGGAACGCGCCCGCGCAGCAGCGGAGAAATACGGCGCGAAGCGCGTGTATACGGACTACCGCGAGCTGCTGGCCGACCCGGCGATCGAAGCGGTCAGCATCTGTACGTGGAACGACAGTCATGCGGAGATCAGCCTTGCCGCACTGGCAGCGGGCAAGCATGTCCTGTGCGAGAAGCCGATGTGCAAGACGGTGGAAGACGCCGAGCGCGTTCAGCAGGCCGTGCGCGAGTCGGGCAAGGTCATGCAGGTCGGATTCGTGCGCCGTTATGCGGGCAGCGTAGAAGTGCTGAAGCGTTTCATCGACGCGGGCGAGCTCGGGGAAGTCTATTATGCCAAAGCTTCCTGCCTGCGCAGACTCGGGAATCCCGGCGGCTGGTTTTCGGACAAGAGCCGTTCCGGCGGCGGACCGCTGATCGATCTCGGCGTTCATATCATCGACATTTGCTGGTACCTGATGGGCCGGCCGAAAGTGAAATCCGTCAGCGGCAACACCTATCATAAGCTGGGCAACCGCGCGCATATTCAAAATCTCAATTTCTATAAAGCGGCCGACTACGATGCATCGCGCAACGATGTCGAGGATGCGGCGAACGCGGTCATCCGGTTCGAGAACGGCGCATCGCTGCTGGTCGACGTCAGCTTTACGCTGCATGCGGTGAAGGATGAGATTTCGGTCAAACTGTTCGGCGACAAGGGCGGAGCGGAAGTCGAGCCGGCGCTCGTCATCATGTCCGAGAAGCATGATACGATCGTCAACGTAACGCCGCAAATCGACCATACCACTTTCGACGCGAACGAAGCGTTCGGCAGGGAAATCTCGCATTTCGTGAACAGCTGCCTCGGCCGCTGCGAAACGCTGAGCCCTGTCGAGGACGGGCTGGAGGTGACGCGCATGCTGAGCGCGGTATACGAATCGGCGGCGTTGGGCAAAGAAATCCATTTCGATTAA
- a CDS encoding helix-turn-helix domain-containing protein: MPTYMDNMISPLPIRLYDNVIDLKKLRIQSLLIRYAGHLPGRIQQRADASFDQWAFVYIGGGRGYYQAGDGAKQTVEAGTVFCLFPGEVFQYGPEEGGFWDEYYFTLEGSRVQEWLNSWYEQPEAVKFVGTDESLFSKIELIFSLLESAIPANLDRAALALEALLFDMSLRFREPETSSRTMFVHQLLDDLTGTVYGKPDSGEIAARHHISVPTLRRIVHNYTGYPLGEFMHRLKVAEAKKLLLNTDKTVMEIAGLLGYSDMFYFSRLFKKYTDAAPTTYRSRMG; encoded by the coding sequence ATGCCAACCTACATGGACAATATGATCAGTCCGCTTCCTATACGGCTCTATGATAATGTGATTGATTTGAAGAAGCTGCGCATACAGTCGCTCCTCATTCGCTATGCGGGCCATTTGCCCGGTCGGATTCAACAGCGGGCGGATGCGTCGTTCGATCAATGGGCGTTCGTATACATCGGAGGAGGACGGGGCTACTACCAAGCCGGGGACGGAGCAAAGCAGACAGTCGAGGCGGGAACGGTATTTTGCCTGTTTCCCGGAGAGGTCTTTCAATACGGCCCCGAGGAAGGCGGCTTCTGGGACGAGTACTATTTCACGTTGGAGGGTTCGCGCGTGCAGGAGTGGCTGAACAGCTGGTACGAGCAGCCGGAGGCCGTCAAATTCGTCGGTACGGACGAGAGCCTCTTCAGCAAAATCGAACTCATCTTCAGCCTGCTGGAAAGCGCGATTCCCGCTAACCTGGACCGGGCCGCACTGGCGCTGGAGGCGCTCCTCTTCGACATGTCGCTGCGCTTCCGCGAGCCGGAAACGAGCAGCAGAACGATGTTCGTCCACCAGCTGCTGGACGACTTGACCGGCACCGTCTACGGGAAGCCGGACAGCGGCGAAATCGCCGCAAGGCATCACATCTCCGTCCCGACGCTGCGGCGGATCGTGCATAATTACACCGGCTATCCGCTCGGTGAATTCATGCATCGCTTGAAGGTTGCGGAGGCCAAGAAACTGCTGCTGAACACCGACAAAACAGTCATGGAGATCGCCGGTCTGCTGGGCTACTCCGACATGTTTTATTTCTCGCGGCTGTTCAAGAAATACACGGATGCGGCGCCGACGACCTACCGGTCGCGAATGGGATAA
- a CDS encoding copper amine oxidase N-terminal domain-containing protein: protein MKKITALLLSAMLLLLAFSGLASAATGKPPITVWAGDQKVAFDAPPMITNGTTYVEFKALFNVLGFRVAYDAKSKTITGTSASVTLTLNVASGAATVNGQASAKSVQLIVQEGRTLVPLRFIGESTGMLVSWDSAAQTVKISAKGPTAADIKELQAYLARMDAYDTASDLEGTLSLIAPGSPFYAAVKAQGEAKEGDPVVRTTSKLMDIPTFTSSSAVIIVSQHSAKESGGFYLDNDCVLKIELVRGPNKQWLLSGLELQKMEYVNTDEATSHEADVPADDKAAILAVVDQQTKTSNDEDLDGYKATIDPNVPGLDQTMAATKQTMDTYDLKYTNEVVRIVDYTATEAVVYVVQTVEKVNGPAFQNFRLSIASTYRKTADGKWLDAGEGKLLKVEPLSAV, encoded by the coding sequence TTGAAGAAAATCACCGCACTGCTGCTTTCCGCCATGCTGCTGCTGCTGGCCTTCTCCGGCCTGGCATCCGCAGCGACCGGCAAACCGCCGATTACCGTATGGGCAGGCGATCAGAAGGTTGCCTTCGACGCGCCGCCGATGATCACGAACGGCACGACCTATGTAGAATTCAAAGCCTTGTTCAACGTCCTCGGATTCAGGGTCGCGTACGATGCGAAGAGCAAGACGATCACGGGAACGTCGGCATCCGTTACCTTGACCTTGAATGTCGCAAGCGGAGCCGCGACCGTGAACGGACAAGCTTCGGCGAAGTCTGTCCAATTGATCGTCCAAGAAGGACGCACGCTCGTTCCCCTGCGTTTCATCGGCGAATCGACAGGCATGCTCGTCAGCTGGGATTCCGCAGCCCAAACGGTCAAGATCAGCGCCAAAGGCCCTACGGCCGCAGATATCAAAGAACTTCAGGCGTATCTGGCACGGATGGATGCCTACGATACGGCTAGCGATCTGGAAGGCACCCTGTCTCTAATCGCTCCCGGCTCACCGTTCTATGCGGCGGTTAAAGCACAGGGCGAAGCCAAAGAAGGGGATCCCGTCGTCCGCACCACGTCGAAGCTGATGGATATCCCGACCTTCACCTCCTCGTCCGCCGTCATTATCGTCAGCCAGCACTCGGCCAAAGAAAGCGGCGGCTTCTACCTGGACAATGACTGCGTCCTGAAGATCGAGCTCGTACGCGGGCCGAACAAGCAATGGCTGCTCAGCGGACTTGAACTGCAGAAGATGGAATACGTGAACACGGACGAAGCCACGAGCCATGAAGCGGACGTGCCCGCCGATGATAAGGCCGCCATTCTGGCCGTCGTCGATCAGCAGACCAAAACTTCCAACGACGAGGATTTGGACGGCTACAAAGCGACGATCGACCCTAATGTTCCCGGCCTTGACCAAACCATGGCAGCTACGAAACAGACCATGGACACTTACGACCTCAAGTATACGAACGAGGTGGTCCGCATCGTCGATTATACCGCCACCGAAGCCGTCGTCTACGTCGTGCAAACGGTCGAGAAAGTAAACGGCCCGGCATTTCAAAATTTCCGGTTGTCCATCGCATCGACCTACCGCAAGACAGCCGATGGCAAATGGCTGGACGCAGGCGAGGGCAAGCTGTTGAAAGTCGAGCCTTTGTCAGCCGTTTAA
- a CDS encoding guanylate kinase, translating to MNAESDRKLIIVFTGPDGSGRKTVADSVGATLGMGKVLSYATRKPRPGEVNGQDYHFITSELYEQFDRAGEFIESISINESRYGVRGSDIDQSLQLGGSVYLILNPEGAQLLKEQYGDQVVRLFIYADRRTVQERQQEAGIDPAIVQSKMDQYETAIAYQPKCEHAFENYDLAHTVFDISNTLEHYLQRNLVERD from the coding sequence ATGAACGCAGAGTCGGATCGCAAGCTGATTATCGTATTTACAGGTCCGGACGGTTCCGGCCGCAAGACCGTTGCCGACAGTGTCGGAGCCACGCTTGGCATGGGCAAGGTGCTTTCGTACGCGACCCGCAAACCGAGACCGGGTGAAGTGAACGGTCAGGATTATCATTTCATTACTTCGGAATTGTACGAACAGTTCGATCGCGCGGGCGAATTCATCGAGAGCATCAGCATCAACGAAAGCCGATACGGCGTGCGCGGCAGCGACATCGATCAAAGCCTGCAGCTGGGCGGAAGCGTGTATCTCATTCTCAATCCGGAAGGGGCGCAGCTGCTCAAGGAACAGTACGGCGATCAGGTCGTCCGGCTGTTCATCTATGCGGACAGGCGCACGGTGCAGGAGCGGCAGCAGGAGGCGGGCATCGATCCGGCGATCGTCCAATCCAAGATGGATCAATACGAAACGGCGATCGCTTACCAGCCGAAATGCGAACATGCCTTCGAGAACTACGATCTTGCGCATACCGTATTCGATATTTCCAATACGCTGGAGCATTATTTGCAGCGGAATTTGGTGGAGCGGGATTAA
- a CDS encoding glycoside hydrolase family 18 protein gives MQIHVVHAGQTLYRLSQDYGIPVDAIASANEISPAQTLVIGQALVIPIAGQYYYVTAGDTLTSIAAKFGTTAARLAALNDLDPNAPLQIGTRLYIPPMPKRKAYVNAYIDPRGTTVSPALTEAARQAAPHLTYLAPSSFRIQRDGTLALPPLGDLESIATRQRTAMMMTVTNLEGDQFSDELGHLLLSDAALQDKLIANILKTAKELNYRDVHFDLEHLLPSDREAYNRFLRKAVVPIHAAGLTMSTALAPKTSAGQEGAWYSAHDYKAHGEIADFVIIMTYEWGYSGGPPMPVSPIGPVRSVLEYALTEMPANKILMGQNLYGYDWTLPFVPGGAYAKALSPQAAIALARTRNAEILYDTTAQAPHFTYWDDNRKEHRVWFEDARSIQAKFNLMKQLKLRGISYWKLGLSFPQNWLLLEDNFDVVKLLP, from the coding sequence ATGCAGATCCATGTCGTACATGCCGGCCAGACGCTCTACCGGCTCTCGCAAGATTATGGCATTCCGGTCGATGCCATCGCCTCGGCCAATGAAATATCGCCTGCGCAAACGCTGGTGATCGGACAGGCACTGGTCATTCCAATCGCGGGCCAATATTATTACGTGACGGCCGGGGACACGCTGACGTCCATCGCCGCCAAGTTCGGCACGACTGCCGCGAGGCTGGCCGCCCTCAACGATCTGGACCCGAATGCGCCTCTTCAAATCGGGACAAGGCTATATATACCGCCCATGCCGAAACGGAAAGCTTACGTAAATGCGTACATCGACCCGCGCGGCACGACGGTATCGCCCGCGCTAACGGAAGCGGCCCGGCAGGCGGCGCCGCATCTGACTTACCTGGCCCCGTCCAGCTTCCGCATTCAGCGCGACGGTACGCTGGCACTCCCGCCGCTCGGCGATCTGGAGAGTATCGCGACGAGGCAGCGTACGGCCATGATGATGACCGTCACGAATCTCGAAGGCGACCAATTCAGCGACGAATTGGGCCATCTCCTTCTAAGCGATGCCGCGCTTCAGGATAAGCTGATCGCCAACATCCTGAAGACGGCGAAGGAGTTGAATTACCGCGATGTCCATTTCGACTTGGAGCATCTATTGCCTTCGGACCGCGAGGCATACAACCGATTCCTGCGCAAGGCGGTCGTTCCCATTCACGCCGCCGGCCTTACGATGTCTACGGCGCTTGCGCCCAAGACCAGCGCCGGGCAGGAAGGCGCCTGGTATTCCGCGCATGATTACAAGGCGCATGGCGAAATTGCGGATTTCGTCATCATCATGACGTACGAGTGGGGCTACAGCGGCGGACCGCCGATGCCGGTTTCCCCCATCGGTCCCGTCCGCAGCGTACTGGAATACGCACTTACCGAAATGCCGGCCAACAAGATCTTAATGGGCCAGAATTTATACGGCTACGACTGGACGCTGCCCTTCGTTCCAGGCGGCGCTTACGCCAAAGCGCTCAGCCCGCAAGCCGCTATTGCGCTGGCGAGGACGCGCAACGCCGAGATTCTCTACGACACGACGGCCCAGGCGCCGCATTTCACCTACTGGGACGATAATCGCAAGGAACACCGCGTATGGTTCGAAGATGCAAGGTCCATTCAGGCCAAGTTCAATCTCATGAAGCAGTTGAAGCTGCGCGGCATCAGCTACTGGAAGCTCGGGCTCAGCTTCCCGCAGAATTGGCTCCTGCTCGAAGACAACTTCGACGTCGTGAAGCTGCTGCCTTAG
- a CDS encoding PspC domain-containing protein, with protein sequence MRKLYRSTSDRKLTGLAAGIGQWFGIDATIVRLVLLVSGVFSLGTTLLLYIVASIVVPKAPFEVMMPDQPFRYYG encoded by the coding sequence ATGAGAAAACTTTACCGTTCTACCTCGGATCGCAAATTGACCGGCCTTGCCGCCGGTATTGGACAATGGTTCGGCATCGACGCCACTATCGTTCGGCTCGTGCTCTTGGTCTCGGGCGTATTCAGCCTCGGCACGACGCTGCTGCTCTATATCGTAGCCAGCATCGTGGTGCCGAAAGCGCCTTTCGAGGTCATGATGCCCGACCAGCCCTTTCGCTACTACGGTTAA